The following coding sequences lie in one Homalodisca vitripennis isolate AUS2020 chromosome X, UT_GWSS_2.1, whole genome shotgun sequence genomic window:
- the LOC124369857 gene encoding protein ALP1-like, whose translation MSSDSDDDFVLYENSALKMIVLGNRSCAMHPVNMQRKEFGEYHHLFPQLKKYPDGFFQYTRMDYSTFEYILNLISPHMEVKYTNFVKQPIECDEKLLITLRYLATGASFRSLSFTFRIGASTVSKIVSETMKQLWNVLQPIHMPVPTSDTFLRTSQEFYNIWNFPNCIGCIDIKHVRIISPPHSGTMFYNYKKFYSIALQGVCDAQYRFSMIDVGGFGKQNDGATLAASDMYLQIKNNQLNIPDDSYLPGT comes from the exons ATGTCTTCAGACAGTGACGACGATTTTGTGTTGTATGAGAATAGTGCACTGAAAATGATTGTTTTAGGTAATAGAAGTTGTGCAATGCACCCTGTAAATATGCAGCGTAAGGAATTTGGAGAGTACCACCATCTGTTTCCCCAGTTGAAGAAATATCCAGATGGATTTTTCCAGTACACCAGAATGGATTACAGTACCTTTGAATATATATTGAACTTAATTTCTCCTCATATGGAggtcaaatatacaaattttgtaaagcAGCCGATTGAATGTGACGAGAAGCTACTTATTACACTCAG atatCTGGCTACCGGCGCATCCTTTAGAAGCCTATCATTCACATTTAGAATTGGAGCTTCAACAGTAAGCAAAATAGTAAGCGAAACTATGAAACAACTATGGAATGTTTTGCAACCAATACACATGCCTGTACCTACGTCAGATACGTTTCTTCGCACCAGCCAAGAGTTCTACAATATTTGGAATTTCCCAAATTGTATTGGATGCATAGATATCAAACACGTTAGAATTATTTCCCCTCCACATTCTGGAACGATGTTCTACaactacaaaaagttttattcaatagCTTTACAAGGTGTTTGCGACGCTCAGTACAGATTTTCTATGATCGATGTTGGAGGATTCGGTAAACAGAATGATGGAGCAACACTAGCAGCTTCAGATAtgtacttacaaattaaaaataatcagctAAATATTCCAGATGATAGTTATTTACCAGGGACATAA